The genomic stretch CACAAGAGGCTTCAGTACTGACATTTTTACCACTGTCACGTAAACGCGCTGCGTCGAGTACCATGCATTTGGCCGCGTAAATTTCCGCTTTGGAATCGGCCAACATGCCTTGAATCAGTTGGAAGTTTGCAATTGCTTGTCCAAATTGCTTGCGTTCAACTGCATATTTTAATGAATCATCAAGCATCCGTGTTGCAGCACCGACACTGACAGCAGCAATATGAATACGGCCTTTATCCAATACTTTCATTGCCGTTTTAAAACCAACACCTTCTACGCCACCGATCAAAGCATCGGCAGGAATGCGACAATTTTCAAAGATCACATCACAGGTATGCGCACCTTTTTGCCCCATTTTTTTATCCCGTTGACCAAGCGAAATGCCCGGTGTTTTACTGTCGACAATAAATGCAGAAATCGCGGCAGCGCCTTTTAATTGCGGGTCAGTGCGTGCCATGACGGTAAAAACACCTGCATGTGGGGCATTGGTGATAAAGCGTTTGGTGCCATTCAGAATATATTGGTTGCCATCTTTAATCGCTGTGGTTTTCAGCGAGGCAGCATCCGAGCCTGAGTCTGGCTCAGTTAAGCAAAATGAGCCAATGATCTCACCTCTTGCTAAACGTGGAAGATAGCACTGTTTTTGTTGTTCGGTGCCATCAATAACCAGTCCAGAAGAGCCAATTCCATTGTTGGTACCAATTAACGATCGGAAAGCGGGAGAGGTGCGGCCAAGCTCAAAGGCAATGTAAACCTCTTCTTCCATGGTCAATCCAAGACCTGCATATTCCTCAGGAATGGTGAAGCCAAATAAACCGAGGTCTTTCATTTGCTGAATAATGTCTGCTGGAATCTCATCGGTCTCTGCAAGCAATGCTTCATTGGGAATTAATACACCCTCAACAAATTGTCGAATCATATCAACCAATTGATCTAAGGTTTCCTGATCACGAATCATCTCCTAACTCCCTTTATATGTTCACAATGAGTAATTAACCAGATTTGATCAATTCGACTCAATGTTTCACTGAGTTTAAACGTATATGGATATTAATAAAAAAAGCATGCATAAGCAATATTTGTGAAAATTAATTTTGCATAGCGGTATTTATCGGGCGATTATAATTATTAATTGATTAGATAAACTAATTAATAGTGTGTTTTGTTTATCAATTCATTTGCTTTAGACGCTGATAAGTCTTATTTTAATAAAGAAGAAAAGGTATATATTATTGGTTTTATATCGCTGTGCGAAATGAGAGGATTATGGAAAGCACTCAAATATTAAAAGTTGAAATTCAGGATAATGGTGTAGCACGAATAGAATTACATCGCCCAGAAGCCCGAAATGCATTAAATTTAGAATTACGTCAGGCACTTTCTGAAACTTTTCAAAAACTTAATAAAAATATAGCGGTACGTGCAATTGTCTTGACTGGGGGTGAAAAAGTCTTTGCTGCTGGAGCAGATATTCAGGATTTCACCACGGCGAGCACTGTAGAAATGTACTTGCGCCATACTGAGCAATATTGGCAAAGTTTAACCGATTGCAGCAAACCGATTATTGCTGCGGTAAATGGCTATGCCTTAGGCGGTGGCTGTGAATTGGCGATGCATGCCGACATTATTGTGGCAGGTCAGTCAGCCAAGTTTGGTCAGCCTGAAGTGAAATTGGGTTTGATGCCCGGTGCTGGTGGCACACAGCGCCTATTACGCGCGATAGGTAAGTTTCAAACCATGCTATTGGTGTTGTCTGGAAAGTTAATCAGTGCTGAAGAAGCCAAAGGGATGGGCTTAGTCTCTGAAGTGGTGGAAGATGAAAATACCATGGCGCTGGCAGCAACCATTGCCAGTTTCTCTCCGATCGCAGTACAACAAATTAAAGAAGTGACTCATTTAGGTCAGGATATGTCATTACAGAGTGCCTTGAGCTTAGAACGTAAAGCCTTCCAAATTCTGTTTGATACCAAAGATCAGAAAGAAGGGGCGAATGCTTTCTTTGACAAACGTCCAGCACAATATCGTGGAGAATAACATGACCATTCAAACAATGGCGCTCATTGGCACAGGTGTTATGGGCATGGGGATTGCGCAAATTGCAGCGCAAGCCGGTGTGGAAGTTCGTCTATTTGACGTTAAAGACGGTGCAGCAGCACAAGGCTTAAAGCAGCTCAAAGCGACATTGGAAAAATTACATGCCAAAGGCAAGTTTACTGAGCAGCAGTTGGCCGATACCTTAGACCGTTTTGTGATTGTTGAACGCATTGAAGATGTTGCTGGGGTCGATTTAGTGGTTGAGGCCATTATTGAAAACTTGGCAATCAAACAAAGTTTATTTACCCAACTTGAAAGTATTGTTGCCCCAACCACAATTTTGGCCTCGAATACTTCATCGCTATCAGTCACCGCGATTGCGTCAGTGCTCGAATATCGAGAACGTGTGGTTGGTTTTCACTTCTTTAACCCTGTTCCATTAATGAAAATTGTGGAAGTGATTGCAGGCTTAGTGACAGCAGAATCTGTTGTCATTGATATGCTTGAATTGGCAAATCGCATGGGCCACTTTGGAGTGCGGACCAAAGATACGCCTGGGTTCATTGTCAATCATGCCGGTCGCGCTTATGGTACCGAAGCCCTAAAAGCCCTTGCTGAAGGCGTGGCCTCCGTCTCGGAAATCGACCGAATCTTGCGCGATGGTGCAGGCTTTCGCATGGGGCCGTTTGAGTTATTCGACTTGACGGCATTGGATGTTTCGCATCCGGTAATGGAATCGATTTTTAATCAATATTATCAAGAAGACCGTTATCGCCCAAGCGCGTTAACCCGTCAAATGCTAGCCGGCAACAAAGTCGGGCGTAAAGTAGGGGAAGGTTTTTATACGTATGAAAATGCAGTTAAAACCAATGAAGTTGCGCCACAGCCTGTACCTCATGTGACTGCTTTCAATTCGGTTTGGATTAAGGCCGATCGACCTCAAGATGCCGAAGTTCTAGCAAACTATATTGTAGAACAAGGGCTACGACGAGACAGCGCAGCAGTGCCGGCAGCGGACAGTCTGATTTTACTGGCGACCTATGGGG from Acinetobacter pullicarnis encodes the following:
- a CDS encoding acyl-CoA dehydrogenase family protein — its product is MIRDQETLDQLVDMIRQFVEGVLIPNEALLAETDEIPADIIQQMKDLGLFGFTIPEEYAGLGLTMEEEVYIAFELGRTSPAFRSLIGTNNGIGSSGLVIDGTEQQKQCYLPRLARGEIIGSFCLTEPDSGSDAASLKTTAIKDGNQYILNGTKRFITNAPHAGVFTVMARTDPQLKGAAAISAFIVDSKTPGISLGQRDKKMGQKGAHTCDVIFENCRIPADALIGGVEGVGFKTAMKVLDKGRIHIAAVSVGAATRMLDDSLKYAVERKQFGQAIANFQLIQGMLADSKAEIYAAKCMVLDAARLRDSGKNVSTEASCAKMFATEMCGRVADRGVQIHGGAGYISEYAIERFYRDVRLFRLYEGTTQIQQVIIARNMIREATQSS
- a CDS encoding enoyl-CoA hydratase-related protein → MESTQILKVEIQDNGVARIELHRPEARNALNLELRQALSETFQKLNKNIAVRAIVLTGGEKVFAAGADIQDFTTASTVEMYLRHTEQYWQSLTDCSKPIIAAVNGYALGGGCELAMHADIIVAGQSAKFGQPEVKLGLMPGAGGTQRLLRAIGKFQTMLLVLSGKLISAEEAKGMGLVSEVVEDENTMALAATIASFSPIAVQQIKEVTHLGQDMSLQSALSLERKAFQILFDTKDQKEGANAFFDKRPAQYRGE
- a CDS encoding 3-hydroxyacyl-CoA dehydrogenase encodes the protein MTIQTMALIGTGVMGMGIAQIAAQAGVEVRLFDVKDGAAAQGLKQLKATLEKLHAKGKFTEQQLADTLDRFVIVERIEDVAGVDLVVEAIIENLAIKQSLFTQLESIVAPTTILASNTSSLSVTAIASVLEYRERVVGFHFFNPVPLMKIVEVIAGLVTAESVVIDMLELANRMGHFGVRTKDTPGFIVNHAGRAYGTEALKALAEGVASVSEIDRILRDGAGFRMGPFELFDLTALDVSHPVMESIFNQYYQEDRYRPSALTRQMLAGNKVGRKVGEGFYTYENAVKTNEVAPQPVPHVTAFNSVWIKADRPQDAEVLANYIVEQGLRRDSAAVPAADSLILLATYGEDTTTAALRFSVDAARAVSMDMLTDFNKHRTLMPSILTSQHYIDQAHALFAKQDHGVSVIAESIGFIAQRVVAMVVNLACDIAQQQIATVADIDQAVKLGLGYPHGPISWGDVLGADRILLILENIYKNTGDQRYRPSPWLQRRARLKRSLFHIASI